In Stegostoma tigrinum isolate sSteTig4 chromosome 12, sSteTig4.hap1, whole genome shotgun sequence, the following proteins share a genomic window:
- the piga gene encoding phosphatidylinositol N-acetylglucosaminyltransferase subunit A, which translates to MFVTRLGIDLLAGIIPELCMKYPNLHFLIGGEGPKRIVLEEVREKYQLHERVRLLGALEHKDVRNVLVQGHIFLNTSLTEAFCMAIVEGASCGLQVVSTKVGGVPEVLPDDLIILCEPTVKSLCEGLEAAITKHHQGVLPSAETIHNRVKNLYTWRNVAERTEKVYDRVAKEGILSMNKRLYRLMTHCGPVAGCIFALVAVLDFLFLLLLRYIVPDAMIDIAVDATGVNGAWKQQAGQSTVEKIRKTLPFSEENDCSAQT; encoded by the exons ATGTTTGTTACACGTCTAGGAATTGATTTGCTTGCTGGTATAATTCCTGAATTGTGCATGAAGTATCCCAATTTGCATTTTCTCATTGGTGGTGAGGGACCCAAACGAATTGTATTGGAAGAAGTCAGGGAAAAATACCAGCTTCATGAGAG AGTACGTCTTTTGGGCGCTCTTGAGCATAAAGACGTGAGAAACGTTTTGGTGCAGGGCCACATTTTCCTCAACACTTCTCTGACTGAAGCCTTTTGTATGGCAATAGTTGAGGGAGCAAGTTGTGGTCTCCAG GTTGTCAGCACCAAAGTTGGTGGAGTGCCAGAGGTTCTGCCTGACGATCTTATCATTTTATGTGAGCCCACTGTTAAGTCACTTTGTGAAGGATTGGAAGCAGCCATTACTAAGCATCACCAAGGGGTACTGCCATCAGCCGAAACAATCCACAACAGAGTAAAGAATTTGTACACCTGGAGGAATGTGGCTGAACGGACTGAAAAG GTTTATGATCGTGTGGCCAAAGAGGGGATACTGTCGATGAACAAACGACTGTACAGATTGATGACCCACTGTGGTCCTGTGGCTGGTTGCATTTTTGCTTTAGTTGCTGTTTTGGACTTTCTTTTCTTGTTGCTTTTGAGATATATAGTTCCAGATGCTATGATTGACATTGCTGTAGATGCCACAGGTGTAAATGGAGCTTGGAAGCAACAAGCGGGACAGTCAACTGTTGAGAAGATTAGGAAAACTCTGCCTTTCTCTGAAGAGAATGACTGTAGTGCACAAACCTGA